Proteins encoded by one window of Rhodamnia argentea isolate NSW1041297 chromosome 6, ASM2092103v1, whole genome shotgun sequence:
- the LOC115753229 gene encoding protein PHOTOSYSTEM I ASSEMBLY 2, chloroplastic — translation MAPSSHLSALPLRFSFVPILSHNHHNSKSVEFRARSSLEEDGSSHSHGVSGSSPSEAANSKESQLLTSRRWCLTCLCSSVTLISKSGSSIALPKVTSPDAKERAVCRNCGGGGAIICDMCGGTGKWKALNRKRAKDVYEFTECPNCYGRGKLVCPVCLGTGLPNNKGLLRRPDARQLLDKMYNGRLLPSS, via the exons ATGGCGCCCTCCTCGCATCTCTCGGCTCTCCCGCTGCGATTCTCCTTCGTCCCCATTCTCTCTCACAATCAcc ATAACTCGAAGTCGGTTGAGTTTCGCGCGAGGTCCAGCTTGGAAGAAGATGGCAGCAGCCACAGCCATGGAGTTTCAGGCTCATCCCCTTCAGAAGCAGCGAATTCCAAG GAGTCTCAATTGTTGACCTCAAGGCGCTGGTGTCTTACCTGTTTATGTTCGTCTGTGACATTGATTAGCAAGTCTGGCTCATCCATAGCTCTGCCAAAGGTAACTTCCCCAGATGCAAAGGAAAGAGCTGTTTGTCGAAACTGCGGGGGCGGTGGTGCTATAATCT GTGACATGTGTGGGGGTACAGGAAAATGGAAAGCTCTCAACAGAAAACGGGCAAAGGATGTTTATGAGTTTACCGAATGTCCAAATTGTTACG GCCGAGGGAAACTTGTGTGTCCCGTTTGTTTAGGGACCGGTTTACCCAACAACAAAGGTCTTCTCAGGAGGCCTGATGCTCGCCAGTTACTTGATAAGATGTACAATGGCCGTCTGCTCCCAAGTTCTTAG